From Verrucomicrobia bacterium S94, the proteins below share one genomic window:
- a CDS encoding helix-turn-helix domain-containing protein produces MHAIFCRMLKPNETPRIAIMMGTPTDWGRKILKGILSYASEAGFWDVWIRPTSPVKIKRLPEDWKGHGVIGRIISPSLAEELTQRNIPTVSVEDSYLKGFSFPYVRTDDSVSTVMAAEFFIERGFKNLAFAAPDYLANVSWYTEEYRRVLHTRGFKCPCFFSSRDESRLQENLIQWLEELPKPVGILAYADGIGRQITEACRTAGIKVPHDAAVLSGNYDELMCHASNPPLSGILLPTEQIGYKAAELLHRMMLGEDVPHKTTFIPPLGIREHLSTDTLAVDDPALIPLINYLREHAFEPITMDDILNVIPMSRRTLERRFQKAFGRTPFDEIRQVRINHARKLLVETDKPLQIIAEECGYTTYNYLTQVFKQVTGCSPSAYRKRMRA; encoded by the coding sequence ATGCATGCGATATTTTGCCGCATGCTGAAACCAAACGAAACTCCGCGCATTGCCATTATGATGGGTACGCCGACCGACTGGGGGCGGAAGATTCTTAAGGGAATTCTCTCCTATGCCAGTGAGGCCGGTTTCTGGGATGTATGGATTCGTCCCACCTCCCCTGTGAAAATTAAACGACTTCCCGAAGACTGGAAGGGTCACGGCGTTATTGGCCGCATTATATCGCCCTCATTGGCCGAAGAACTCACGCAGCGGAACATCCCGACAGTAAGTGTTGAAGACAGCTACCTCAAAGGTTTCTCATTTCCTTATGTCCGAACGGATGATTCCGTTTCCACAGTGATGGCCGCCGAATTTTTCATCGAGCGCGGATTTAAAAACCTCGCGTTCGCCGCCCCCGACTATCTGGCCAATGTTTCATGGTATACGGAGGAATACCGACGTGTCCTTCACACCCGTGGTTTTAAATGTCCCTGCTTTTTCAGCTCACGTGATGAAAGCAGGCTCCAGGAAAACCTAATTCAATGGCTGGAAGAGCTGCCCAAACCCGTCGGGATTCTCGCCTATGCCGACGGCATCGGTCGTCAGATCACCGAAGCCTGCCGTACAGCCGGCATTAAAGTCCCACATGACGCTGCTGTACTGAGTGGAAATTACGATGAACTGATGTGCCATGCCAGCAATCCGCCGCTTTCCGGAATCCTGCTTCCCACAGAACAGATCGGCTATAAAGCTGCGGAACTGCTCCACCGGATGATGCTCGGTGAAGACGTTCCCCACAAAACCACATTTATTCCTCCCCTGGGTATTCGCGAACATCTGTCCACCGACACCCTCGCGGTCGACGACCCGGCACTGATCCCCCTTATAAATTATCTGAGGGAGCACGCTTTTGAGCCCATCACAATGGATGACATTCTCAACGTGATTCCCATGAGCCGCCGCACACTTGAACGCCGTTTCCAGAAGGCTTTCGGCCGGACACCGTTTGATGAAATCCGGCAGGTCCGCATTAACCATGCCCGCAAGCTGCTTGTTGAAACTGATAAACCATTACAAATCATTGCCGAAGAATGCGGCTATACAACCTATAATTATCTGACTCAGGTTTTCAAACAGGTTACCGGCTGCAGCCCCAGTGCATATCGCAAACGTATGCGGGCCTGA